In Corynebacterium nuruki S6-4, the following proteins share a genomic window:
- the miaB gene encoding tRNA (N6-isopentenyl adenosine(37)-C2)-methylthiotransferase MiaB has protein sequence MNVHDSERLSGLLEDSGYLPAGEDADPDVVVFNTCAVRENADNRLYGTLGQLKKVKDAHPGMQIAVGGCMAQKDKDVVVDRAPWVDVVFGTHNMGSLPTLLSRSAHNRRAEVEIADSLEQFPSVLPAKRESAYAGWVSVSVGCNNTCTFCIVPSLRGTEQDRRPGDILAEVKALVDQGVTEVTLLGQNVNAYGVHFSDPAIARDRSAFSKLLRACGEIEGLERLRFTSPHPAEFTDDVIDAMAETPVVCPQLHMPLQSGSDKVLKDMRRSYRSKKFLGILDKVRAKLPDAAITTDIIVGFPGETEEDFQDTLRVVEQARFTSAFTFQYSPRPGTPAADLADQVPKAVVQDRYERLLALQERISAEENAKLVGRRLELLVQEGGGRKNATTHRMSGRARDGRLVHFAVPDEATVRPGDVVEVTVTGAAPHFLLADSGLHSHRRTRAGDMSASGQTPTTAPVGVGLGLPGIGRPGQEPAASCCGSDTDGGCGCE, from the coding sequence ATGAACGTGCACGATTCGGAACGGCTCTCCGGCCTGCTGGAGGACAGCGGCTACCTGCCGGCGGGGGAGGACGCCGACCCGGACGTCGTCGTCTTCAACACCTGCGCGGTGCGGGAGAACGCCGACAACCGGCTCTACGGCACCCTCGGCCAGCTGAAGAAGGTGAAGGACGCCCACCCGGGGATGCAGATCGCCGTCGGCGGCTGCATGGCGCAGAAGGACAAGGACGTCGTCGTCGACCGTGCCCCGTGGGTCGACGTCGTCTTCGGCACCCACAACATGGGCTCGCTGCCGACACTGCTGTCGCGCAGCGCCCACAACCGGCGCGCCGAGGTGGAGATCGCCGACTCGCTGGAGCAGTTCCCCTCCGTCCTCCCGGCGAAGCGGGAGTCCGCCTACGCCGGCTGGGTGAGCGTCTCGGTGGGCTGCAACAACACCTGCACCTTCTGCATCGTCCCGTCGCTGCGGGGCACCGAGCAGGACCGGCGTCCCGGCGACATCCTCGCCGAGGTGAAGGCACTGGTCGATCAGGGGGTCACCGAGGTGACACTGCTCGGCCAGAACGTCAACGCCTACGGCGTCCACTTCTCCGATCCCGCCATCGCGCGGGACCGCAGCGCCTTCTCGAAACTGCTGCGCGCCTGCGGGGAGATCGAGGGGCTGGAGCGCCTCCGCTTCACCAGCCCGCACCCGGCCGAGTTCACCGATGACGTCATCGACGCGATGGCGGAGACCCCGGTGGTGTGCCCGCAGCTGCACATGCCGCTGCAGTCGGGCTCCGACAAGGTGCTGAAGGACATGCGCCGGTCCTACCGGTCGAAGAAGTTCCTCGGCATCCTCGACAAGGTCCGGGCGAAACTGCCGGACGCGGCGATCACCACCGACATCATCGTCGGCTTCCCCGGGGAGACCGAGGAGGATTTCCAGGACACCCTCCGGGTGGTCGAACAGGCCCGGTTCACCAGTGCGTTCACCTTCCAGTACTCGCCGCGTCCGGGAACCCCGGCCGCCGACCTGGCCGACCAGGTGCCCAAGGCGGTGGTCCAGGACCGGTACGAACGGCTCCTGGCCCTGCAGGAGCGCATCAGCGCCGAGGAGAACGCGAAGCTGGTGGGACGCCGCCTCGAACTGCTCGTGCAGGAGGGCGGCGGACGCAAGAACGCCACCACCCACCGGATGTCCGGCCGCGCCCGCGACGGACGACTGGTGCACTTCGCGGTGCCCGACGAGGCGACGGTGCGTCCCGGCGACGTCGTCGAGGTGACGGTCACGGGTGCGGCACCGCACTTCCTCCTCGCCGATTCGGGGCTGCACAGCCACCGCCGCACGCGGGCGGGCGACATGAGCGCGTCAGGTCAGACCCCTACGACGGCACCAGTCGGCGTGGGGCTGGGACTGCCCGGGATCGGGCGTCCCGGACAGGAACCGGCAGCATCCTGCTGCGGTTCGGACACGGACGGAGGATGCGGTTGTGAGTGA
- the miaA gene encoding tRNA (adenosine(37)-N6)-dimethylallyltransferase MiaA — translation MPAPVDPVEPVETAETAETAETARPRPVAVIGPTGSGKSELSLALAEALDGEVVNIDSMQLYRGMDIGTAKLPPAQRRGIPHHQFDTLDVTETASVAAYRDAATADITAIRQRGRTPVIVGGSMMYIQALLDAWELPPTDPAVRARWEAELDRVGVEALHDELALRDPAAAAVIERRDPRRTVRALEVIELTGRPFAASQPPKDRPTRWNTLILGLQADADWLNPRLADRVHRMFGQGLVAEVEGLVGQGLRRDSTAGQAIGYAQVLDYLAGDLDYDEAVERTVTGTRRYARRQRAWFRRDPRIRWLAAAGPDVADRALEVVRLES, via the coding sequence ATGCCTGCGCCCGTAGATCCGGTGGAACCTGTCGAGACCGCTGAGACCGCTGAGACCGCTGAGACCGCACGGCCGCGTCCGGTCGCCGTCATCGGCCCCACCGGCTCGGGGAAGTCCGAGCTCTCCCTCGCCCTCGCCGAAGCGCTCGACGGGGAGGTCGTGAACATCGACTCGATGCAGCTGTACCGCGGCATGGACATCGGCACCGCGAAACTTCCCCCGGCCCAGCGCCGCGGCATCCCGCACCACCAGTTCGACACGCTCGACGTTACCGAGACCGCCTCCGTCGCCGCCTACCGGGACGCCGCGACCGCCGACATCACCGCAATCCGGCAACGGGGGAGAACCCCCGTCATCGTCGGTGGCTCGATGATGTACATCCAGGCCCTGCTGGACGCCTGGGAACTGCCGCCGACCGACCCGGCGGTGCGCGCCCGGTGGGAGGCGGAACTGGACCGGGTGGGGGTGGAGGCACTCCACGACGAACTGGCCCTCCGGGATCCGGCCGCCGCGGCCGTCATCGAGCGACGCGACCCCCGCCGTACCGTCCGGGCACTGGAGGTCATCGAGCTGACCGGCCGCCCCTTCGCCGCCTCCCAGCCGCCGAAGGACCGGCCGACCCGGTGGAACACCCTCATCCTCGGCCTGCAGGCGGATGCCGACTGGCTCAACCCGCGGCTGGCGGACCGGGTGCACCGCATGTTCGGGCAGGGACTGGTCGCCGAGGTGGAGGGACTTGTCGGGCAGGGGCTGCGCCGTGACTCGACCGCGGGACAGGCGATCGGCTACGCCCAGGTCCTCGACTACCTGGCCGGCGACCTCGACTACGACGAGGCGGTGGAACGCACCGTCACCGGGACCCGGCGGTACGCCCGGCGGCAGCGGGCCTGGTTCCGCCGCGACCCCCGCATCCGGTGGTTGGCCGCCGCGGGCCCGGATGTGGCCGACCGGGCACTGGAGGTCGTGCGGCTAGAATCGTGA
- the dapF gene encoding diaminopimelate epimerase: MTALDFLKGHGTGNDFVVLPDPSADIDLTPDLVRALADRHRGIGADGVIRVATTGALVSRGVIAEAPAGVGEEDWFMDYRNADGSVAEMCGNGVRVFGHVLAGMGVPGTAEGDPVTIGTRAGRRVLTVHAVQGDLADVSVDMGAPVVGGESAATLDGETYRGLAVDMGNPHLACVVPGLTADTLAALDVTCQPTWDPADFPAGVNLELLTPLADGAVHMRVHERGVGETLSCGTGTVAAAVAALRDAGERTGVVEVHVPGGTVRVTVTADGSELRGPSRLVFRSTVETSALAG, encoded by the coding sequence ATGACCGCTCTCGACTTCCTCAAGGGACACGGCACGGGCAATGACTTCGTGGTGCTCCCGGACCCGTCCGCCGACATCGACCTCACCCCGGACCTCGTCCGTGCCCTGGCCGACCGGCACCGCGGCATCGGTGCCGACGGGGTGATCCGGGTCGCGACGACCGGTGCCCTGGTCAGCCGGGGGGTGATCGCGGAGGCTCCCGCGGGGGTGGGGGAGGAGGACTGGTTCATGGACTACCGCAACGCCGACGGCTCGGTGGCGGAGATGTGCGGTAACGGCGTCCGTGTCTTCGGCCACGTTCTCGCCGGAATGGGCGTCCCCGGGACGGCGGAGGGCGACCCCGTCACCATCGGTACCCGTGCCGGTCGGCGCGTGCTGACCGTCCATGCCGTCCAGGGTGACCTGGCCGACGTCAGTGTGGACATGGGTGCACCGGTGGTGGGCGGGGAATCCGCCGCCACCCTCGACGGGGAGACCTACCGTGGCCTGGCGGTGGACATGGGCAACCCCCACCTCGCCTGTGTCGTCCCCGGTCTGACGGCGGACACGCTGGCCGCGCTGGATGTCACCTGTCAGCCGACGTGGGATCCCGCTGACTTCCCGGCGGGGGTGAACCTCGAACTGCTCACCCCACTCGCCGACGGTGCGGTGCACATGCGTGTCCATGAGCGTGGCGTGGGCGAGACCCTCTCCTGCGGGACGGGGACGGTCGCCGCCGCCGTCGCCGCACTGCGGGACGCCGGGGAGCGGACCGGGGTCGTCGAGGTCCACGTCCCCGGCGGTACCGTGCGGGTCACCGTCACCGCGGACGGCTCCGAACTCCGTGGTCCCTCCCGCCTGGTCTTCCGCAGCACCGTGGAGACCTCGGCCCTGGCGGGTTAG
- the hflX gene encoding GTPase HflX, with protein MTDVTDAGSNHGDPTVGEMDLAQRSSLRRLSRGTHDHTTEQSDGYDVEYRKLRLERVVLIGVWTEGTVDQIEARLDELAALAETAGSEVVDMLYQRRDKPDAGTYIGSGKVEELRQVVVETGADTVVADGELSPGQMIALEKALDVKVIDRTMLILDIFAQHAKSREGKAQVQLAQLEYLITRVRGWGGALSRQAGGRAGSNGGVGLRGPGETKIEADRRRIRTDMARLRREIAGMKKARETKRRRRDASAVAQVAIAGYTNAGKSSLLNALTGAGVLVEDALFATLDPTTRRASLKDGRTVVFSDTVGFIRFLPTQLVEAFRSTLEEVMAADVVLHVVDGSDPFPMEQIAAVNSVIGDIAAETGEDAPPEILVVNKVDAADPLVLAELRSRLDDVVFVSAATGEGIAELESRLELFLNSLDTRVRLHIPFDRGDVVARVHEYGTVLSEEYTADGTDIDVRLPPVTARELAEFRAD; from the coding sequence ATGACTGATGTGACTGACGCCGGCAGCAACCACGGCGACCCCACCGTCGGCGAAATGGACCTCGCCCAGCGGTCCAGCCTGCGCCGCCTGTCCCGCGGAACCCACGACCACACGACCGAGCAGTCCGACGGCTATGACGTCGAGTACCGCAAACTGCGACTGGAACGGGTCGTGCTCATCGGTGTGTGGACCGAGGGCACCGTCGACCAGATCGAGGCCCGCCTCGACGAGCTGGCGGCCCTCGCGGAGACGGCCGGTTCCGAGGTCGTCGACATGCTCTACCAGCGACGCGACAAGCCCGACGCCGGAACCTACATCGGGTCCGGAAAGGTCGAGGAACTCCGCCAGGTCGTCGTCGAGACCGGGGCGGACACCGTCGTCGCCGACGGTGAGCTCAGCCCCGGCCAGATGATCGCCCTGGAGAAGGCGCTGGACGTCAAGGTCATCGACCGGACGATGCTCATCCTCGACATCTTCGCCCAGCACGCGAAGTCCAGGGAAGGCAAGGCGCAGGTCCAGCTCGCCCAGCTGGAGTACCTCATCACCCGGGTCCGTGGCTGGGGCGGGGCACTGTCCCGGCAGGCCGGTGGCCGGGCCGGTTCCAACGGCGGCGTGGGACTGCGCGGTCCCGGTGAGACGAAGATCGAGGCCGACCGTCGACGGATCCGCACGGACATGGCACGGCTGCGCCGGGAGATCGCCGGGATGAAGAAGGCGCGCGAGACCAAGCGTCGCCGGCGGGACGCCTCCGCCGTCGCCCAGGTCGCCATCGCCGGCTACACCAACGCGGGGAAATCCTCCCTGCTCAACGCCCTGACCGGCGCCGGCGTCCTCGTCGAGGACGCGCTGTTCGCCACCCTGGACCCCACGACCCGCCGTGCCTCCCTGAAAGACGGCAGGACCGTGGTGTTCTCCGACACGGTCGGCTTCATCCGCTTCCTGCCCACCCAGCTCGTCGAGGCGTTCCGGTCGACCCTGGAGGAGGTGATGGCCGCCGACGTGGTGCTGCACGTCGTCGATGGTTCCGACCCGTTCCCCATGGAGCAGATCGCCGCGGTCAACTCCGTCATCGGCGACATCGCCGCCGAGACCGGTGAGGACGCCCCGCCGGAGATCCTCGTGGTCAACAAGGTGGACGCCGCAGACCCACTGGTCCTCGCCGAGCTCCGCAGCCGGCTCGACGACGTCGTCTTCGTCTCCGCGGCCACCGGTGAGGGCATCGCCGAACTCGAGAGCAGGCTGGAACTGTTCCTCAACTCGCTGGACACCCGCGTCCGGCTGCACATCCCCTTCGACCGTGGCGATGTCGTCGCCCGGGTGCACGAGTACGGG
- a CDS encoding DUF349 domain-containing protein: MTRPVPKPGPKPGPKPGPRPGSVARPAAAAGAAGAAGSTGPVAPAAAVRPSDPTRFGRIDDDGVVWVTTADGERRVGEWQAGTPAEGLAHFGRRYDDLATTVSQLESRLTAHPDEAAHVTADARKLLGELPTAEVVGDLPALERRLTALVDRATAAGEDEAARRRQQREEAVARKEALIAEAEELAAGDHEGPHGWRDASDRFTSVLDRWKAVRGIDKHTDDALWKRYRAARETFNERRSGHFADLDRARDRVRADKEKLVERAERLQNSTDWGATARAYRDLMAEWKAAGRAHRADDDRLWARFRAAQDVFFAARDADNARRDDEFAGNAERKLALLDEYDSRIDPAAGLDRARDLLRELEEKWDAIGFVPRDRVREFDDRLGALQSRVTDFADAQWRRTDPELQSRLDQFRDRAAQFTADAAAAAQAGKTKKAAELRAQAAQWEEWAATAAAAAGQED; this comes from the coding sequence ATGACGAGACCGGTGCCGAAACCGGGTCCGAAGCCGGGCCCCAAGCCGGGGCCCCGCCCCGGGAGCGTCGCCCGCCCTGCCGCAGCGGCAGGGGCGGCAGGGGCGGCAGGGTCTACCGGACCGGTCGCCCCCGCCGCCGCGGTGCGGCCGTCGGACCCGACCCGGTTCGGCCGGATCGACGACGACGGCGTGGTCTGGGTGACCACCGCCGACGGTGAGCGCCGCGTCGGGGAATGGCAGGCCGGCACCCCCGCCGAAGGTCTCGCTCACTTCGGCCGGCGCTACGACGACCTCGCCACCACCGTCTCCCAGCTCGAGTCCCGCCTCACCGCACACCCCGACGAGGCCGCTCACGTCACCGCGGACGCCCGGAAGCTGCTCGGCGAACTGCCCACCGCCGAGGTTGTCGGCGATCTCCCCGCGCTGGAGCGTCGCCTCACCGCCCTCGTCGACCGCGCCACCGCCGCCGGCGAGGACGAGGCCGCGCGCCGCCGGCAGCAGCGGGAGGAGGCGGTCGCCCGCAAGGAGGCCCTCATCGCCGAGGCCGAGGAACTCGCCGCCGGCGACCATGAGGGTCCGCACGGCTGGCGGGACGCCAGTGACCGGTTCACCTCCGTCCTGGACCGGTGGAAGGCGGTCCGCGGCATCGACAAGCACACCGACGACGCCCTCTGGAAGCGGTACCGGGCCGCCCGCGAAACCTTCAACGAGCGGCGCAGCGGTCACTTCGCCGACCTGGACCGGGCCCGCGACCGGGTCCGTGCCGACAAGGAGAAGCTCGTCGAACGTGCCGAGCGGCTGCAGAACTCCACCGACTGGGGTGCCACCGCCCGCGCCTACCGGGACCTCATGGCCGAGTGGAAGGCCGCCGGACGCGCCCACCGCGCCGACGACGACCGGCTGTGGGCCCGGTTCCGCGCCGCCCAGGACGTGTTCTTCGCCGCCCGGGACGCCGACAACGCCCGACGGGACGACGAGTTCGCCGGCAACGCCGAGCGCAAACTGGCGCTGCTCGACGAGTACGACAGCCGCATCGACCCCGCCGCCGGCCTCGACCGGGCGCGTGACCTGCTCCGGGAGCTGGAGGAGAAGTGGGACGCGATCGGTTTCGTCCCCCGCGACCGGGTCCGGGAGTTCGATGACCGGCTCGGGGCCCTGCAGTCCCGGGTCACCGACTTCGCGGATGCGCAGTGGCGCCGGACCGATCCGGAACTGCAGTCCCGGCTCGACCAGTTCCGGGACCGCGCGGCACAGTTCACCGCCGACGCCGCGGCCGCGGCGCAGGCCGGGAAGACGAAGAAGGCCGCCGAGCTGCGGGCTCAGGCGGCACAGTGGGAGGAATGGGCGGCCACCGCGGCCGCCGCAGCGGGTCAGGAGGACTGA